A genome region from Anopheles stephensi strain Indian chromosome 2, UCI_ANSTEP_V1.0, whole genome shotgun sequence includes the following:
- the LOC118507728 gene encoding uncharacterized protein LOC118507728 translates to MSHRMSPKTRVVFKFIFGLGIWSFLVLGFFKLNGDPVMQHQFQQSPINGRLLLNKDNRWTGNEATSTTTDRYLSPAGLAGAMAGVDEVLVDNRAVIDDEQLVRDVESRLPSLPIAYWSKHKNVVQKKATCARYPSIFELEFNNIYWQTLRSSNGTFQLFGAYYDIRKRSRIGPAVRILGMIDRIEPRVKTFCQLWFDGQKEPFIVKTFEYKYIWFNKWGNYKQGIYQPYLIACQIPKPFRGLVPASVSLVEKQCDTATNNLRVLYNRPLDDEKRGFAVCVKGLDFLYDDLSVRLVEWIELLGMLGADKVFFYELQVHPNISKVLRYYEEQERVHVTPLTLPGGQPNVPGFQHLFLSKKTTHKRQNELIPYNDCLYKNMYKYNFIALLDIDEVIMPRRPEDRTWHDLMERVVAKGMKLKNDTYPSYNVRNVYFFDRGDQHEHEWAKDTPRYMHMLQHVTRAKNYTKPNQYVKCFHNPERVLTLHNHFPIACLGGTCHSYPVSTDDAQLQHYRADCVRTLKKSCEEFKENQVRDTTIWKYKDELIQRTRRTLDVLGFFKPSSTGGGGGGSLLRGGKDSLYKR, encoded by the exons ATGTCGCACCGTATGTCGCCAAAGACGCGGGTCGTGTTCAAGTTCATCTTCGGGCTCGGCATCTGGTCGTTTCTGGTGCTGGGCTTCTTCAAGCTGAATGGCGACCCGGTGATGCAGCACCAGTTCCAGCAGTCGCCCATCAACGGCCGGCTACTGCTAAACAAGGACAACCGATGGACCGGAAATGAGGCCACCTCGACCACCACCGACCGCTACCTGTCGCCGGCCGGGCTGGCGGGCGCAATGGCCGGCGTTGACGAGGTGCTCGTCGATAATCGTGCCG TGATCGATGACGAGCAGCTGGTGCGGGACGTGGAATCGCGGCTTCCCTCGCTGCCGATCGCCTACTGGAGCAAGCACAAGAACGTGGTGCAGAAGAAGGCAACGTGCGCCCGCTATCCGTCAATCTTCGAGCTCGAGTTCAACAACATCTACTGGCAGACGCTGCGCAGCTCGAACGGCACGTTTCAGCTGTTCGGTGCGTACTACGACATCCGGAAGCGGTCCCGTATCGGGCCGGCCGTACGCATCCTCGGCATGATCGATCGGATCGAGCCGCGGGTGAAGACCTTCTGTCAGCTGTGGTTCGACGGCCAGAAGGAACCGTTCATCGTGAAGACGTTCGAGTACAAGTACATCTGGTTCAACAAGTGGGGTAACTACAAGCAGGGCATCTATCAGCCGTATCTGATCGCCTGCCAGATCCCGAAACCGTTCCGTGGCCTCGTGCCGGCTTCGGTGTCGCTGGTCGAGAAGCAGTGCGACACGGCGACCAACAATCTGCGCGTCCTCTACAACCGACCGCTGGACGATGAGAAGCGTGGCTTTGCGGTGTGCGTGAAAGGGTTAGACTTCCTGTACGATGACCTGTCGGTGCGGTTGGTCGAGTGGATCGAGCTGCTCGGTATGCTCGGTGCCGATAAGGTGTTCTTCTACGAGCTGCAGGTTCATCCGAACATCTCCAAAGTGTTGCGTTACTACGAGGAGCAGGAGCGTGTGCACGTGACGCCGCTGACGCTGCCCGGTGGTCAACCGAACGTGCCCGGCTTCCAGCATCTGTTCCTCTCGAAGAAAACCACTCACAAGCGCCAGAACGAGTTGATCCCGTACAACGATTGTCTGTACAAGAATATGTACAAGTACAACTTCATCGCGCTACTCGATATTGACGAGGTGATCATGCCACGCCGGCCGGAAGATCGTACCTGGCACGATCTGATGGAGCGTGTGGTGGCGAAGGGTATGAAGCTGAAGAACGACACCTACCCGAGCTACAATGTGCGCAACGTGTACTTCTTCGACCGGGGCGACCAGCACGAGCACGAGTGGGCAAAGGACACGCCGCGCTACATGCACATGCTGCAGCACGTAACGCGCGCCAAGAACTACACCAAACCGAACCAGTACGTCAAATGCTTCCACAACCCGGAACGGGTGCTGACGCTGCACAATCACTTTCCGATTGCGTGCCTGGGCGGTACCTGCCATTCGTACCCGGTGTCCACGGACGATGCCCAGCTCCAGCACTATCGGGCCGATTGCGTGCGGACGCTGAAAAAGAGCTGTGAGGAGTTCAAGGAGAATCAGGTGCGTGACACAACCATCTGGAAGTACAAGGACGAGCTGATACAGCGCACGCGCCGCACGCTCGACGTGCTCGGGTTCTTCAAACCGTCGTCGACGGGTGGGGGCGGCGGTGGGTCGCTGCTCCGCGGTGGCAAGGACTCACTGTACAAACGGTGA